The following proteins come from a genomic window of Bacteroidales bacterium:
- a CDS encoding CPBP family intramembrane metalloprotease: MKTLEQDNQIIKKYQRPFTFYFLCTAIPWSLWFLSGYLSHREPFTKTIEWATGITSITGLLAPAVIALLFMFSRKELRTDFLGRIFNFKKIKPEYLLITCFLMLISILSAQAISLIFGYPLEQFSFRGSFTFSSSLFPVWFLLLAAPVLEELAWHSYGTDSLVSRFNLFTASLIFAIFWGLWHLPLSTINGYYHSNLVESGMIYSINFLVSMIPFVIIMNWIYYKTRRNILLTIVFHITAVFFNEIFLTHPMSKVIQTGLLLFVSVYLIVKDKELFFKRIE; the protein is encoded by the coding sequence ATGAAAACGTTGGAGCAAGACAATCAAATTATCAAAAAGTACCAGAGACCTTTCACTTTCTATTTCCTGTGTACAGCCATTCCCTGGTCTTTATGGTTCTTAAGTGGTTATTTAAGTCACCGTGAACCTTTTACAAAGACAATCGAATGGGCTACCGGAATAACAAGTATTACGGGATTACTCGCACCCGCGGTCATAGCACTCCTTTTTATGTTCTCTCGTAAGGAACTCCGGACTGACTTCTTAGGGCGTATTTTCAATTTTAAAAAGATAAAACCTGAATACCTTCTGATCACCTGCTTCCTGATGCTCATCAGCATTCTTTCTGCTCAGGCCATTTCGCTGATATTCGGTTATCCCCTGGAGCAGTTTTCATTCAGAGGTTCCTTTACCTTTTCGTCCTCCCTTTTCCCTGTTTGGTTTTTACTATTGGCTGCACCGGTTCTTGAAGAACTGGCCTGGCACTCCTACGGAACGGACAGCCTTGTTTCGCGTTTCAACCTGTTCACTGCTTCATTGATATTTGCCATATTCTGGGGACTTTGGCACCTGCCCTTATCCACCATTAATGGATATTATCACAGCAACCTGGTAGAATCAGGGATGATTTATTCCATTAATTTTCTGGTCAGCATGATCCCCTTTGTCATTATCATGAACTGGATATACTATAAAACCCGGCGAAATATTCTGCTGACCATCGTATTTCATATTACTGCCGTGTTCTTTAATGAAATTTTCCTGACCCACCCCATGAGCAAAGTGATTCAGACCGGCTTGCTGCTATTCGTATCTGTGTATCTGATTGTGAAAGACAAAGAACTATTTTTTAAGCGAATCGAATAA
- a CDS encoding alpha/beta hydrolase: MKIFTPVLFAYLLLGTNCNSSRNNDKFIDQELMIEVPSSQLYIRVRGNPEKPLILNLHGGPGGYSGIDIKLMGPGLEGEFLIAYLDQRGCGKSLGCQDNSMLTVEQYVEDLDIVIDSLQNRYHKQQVGLMGTSWGGMYGFLYLLKDQQKIYAYACIDGKVNSNYQNHSLIELEMKKANEMMQADISEKQKNELEKILKELVRIKNSNFEEFHADVNWMKHVVPPKLGFNAYFADTANMISFHDVMQDSALLQLMRYTPEEYSQIGEKAEIVNTAFRNTPSYNNMNIEPELKNITTPTLVIQGDQDYVVGTGHAELIYRALTGLSPEKKEIHILPNTGHCPAIESPGMLSEILLAFFKKEAKFKA, encoded by the coding sequence ATGAAAATCTTTACACCCGTATTGTTCGCCTATTTATTATTGGGGACTAACTGTAATTCATCCCGAAACAATGATAAGTTTATCGATCAAGAACTGATGATTGAGGTTCCTTCCTCCCAATTGTATATCCGGGTGCGGGGAAATCCTGAAAAACCCCTGATTCTGAATTTACACGGCGGTCCGGGGGGTTATTCCGGGATTGATATAAAACTGATGGGGCCGGGATTGGAAGGCGAATTCCTGATTGCTTATCTGGATCAGCGGGGATGCGGGAAATCTTTGGGTTGCCAAGATAACTCCATGCTAACGGTAGAACAGTATGTGGAAGATCTGGATATAGTCATAGATAGCCTTCAAAATCGTTATCATAAACAACAGGTCGGTTTGATGGGAACTTCGTGGGGGGGTATGTATGGGTTTTTATACCTGTTAAAAGACCAGCAAAAAATTTATGCCTACGCCTGCATCGACGGAAAGGTGAACAGCAACTACCAGAACCATTCCCTTATTGAATTAGAAATGAAGAAAGCCAATGAAATGATGCAGGCCGACATTTCTGAAAAACAGAAAAATGAGCTGGAAAAAATCTTAAAGGAACTGGTACGCATTAAAAACAGCAATTTCGAAGAATTTCATGCCGATGTAAACTGGATGAAACATGTTGTTCCGCCAAAACTCGGTTTTAACGCCTATTTTGCAGATACGGCCAATATGATCTCATTCCATGATGTCATGCAGGACTCTGCCCTGCTTCAGCTCATGCGTTATACCCCTGAAGAATATTCTCAAATAGGAGAAAAAGCAGAAATAGTGAATACCGCATTCCGAAATACACCTTCCTACAATAATATGAATATCGAGCCTGAACTGAAGAATATAACAACCCCCACACTGGTAATTCAGGGAGATCAGGATTACGTGGTTGGAACCGGACATGCTGAACTAATCTACCGGGCACTTACGGGCTTATCCCCGGAAAAAAAGGAAATACACATTTTGCCAAATACGGGACATTGCCCGGCCATTGAAAGTCCCGGAATGCTGTCTGAAATTTTACTTGCATTTTTCAAAAAGGAAGCTAAATTCAAGGCTTGA
- a CDS encoding helix-turn-helix domain-containing protein, with protein sequence MEVILISGIFMSFFIVVLLLTKKQKALTDKILAVWLAVIGIHLLGYYSNQLGYWEKYPHLIGLTAPVPLFHGPFLYLYCLYAFRGARRIRVLDYLHFVPGAAAYLYMMKFFLFYSPREKLMVDQGVINDYGSFAIVLLIAILISGLGYSILSHRLTTRYTHKIDNYFSYNEGISLRWLRYCIVGIGLVFLSAIIVYLLRDAFDIPFSFNPEYIIYTILIIFIFYLGYYGIKHENIFISQPQTATSGMEEQQPGEKYKNSGMTSELAVELYGKLVKIMEHEKPYLEPKLSLSKLAEQIGVSPNHLSQVINQEAKANFHDFVNSYRVEEFLQRAEDNRHFSFLALESGFNSKSSFNYIFKKQKGQSPSRYLSKKEP encoded by the coding sequence ATGGAGGTAATTCTCATCAGCGGTATTTTCATGTCATTTTTCATTGTCGTTTTACTCCTGACAAAGAAACAAAAAGCCTTAACTGACAAAATACTGGCGGTCTGGCTTGCTGTGATCGGTATTCATCTTCTGGGTTATTATTCGAACCAGCTGGGATACTGGGAAAAATATCCACATTTAATAGGGCTTACCGCTCCTGTTCCCCTGTTTCACGGACCCTTCCTGTACTTATACTGTCTTTACGCATTCAGAGGCGCCCGCAGGATCCGGGTATTGGATTATCTGCATTTTGTGCCCGGGGCTGCTGCCTATCTGTATATGATGAAATTCTTTCTGTTCTATTCGCCCCGGGAAAAATTGATGGTAGATCAAGGAGTCATAAACGATTACGGGAGCTTCGCCATTGTTTTGCTGATTGCCATATTGATTTCCGGACTGGGTTATTCCATTCTCTCTCACCGGCTTACGACCAGGTATACACACAAAATTGATAATTACTTTTCCTATAACGAAGGGATCAGTCTCCGTTGGCTGCGTTACTGTATAGTAGGCATAGGACTGGTATTCCTGTCAGCAATTATCGTCTATCTGCTGCGCGATGCTTTTGACATTCCTTTTTCATTCAATCCGGAGTATATCATCTATACGATCCTGATTATCTTCATCTTCTACCTGGGATATTATGGCATTAAACACGAAAACATCTTTATTAGTCAGCCCCAAACGGCCACTTCGGGAATGGAAGAACAGCAGCCGGGCGAAAAATACAAGAACTCGGGCATGACCAGCGAGCTTGCCGTTGAACTGTATGGAAAACTCGTGAAAATCATGGAACACGAGAAACCCTATCTCGAACCAAAATTAAGTCTGTCAAAACTCGCCGAACAAATCGGAGTTTCTCCCAATCATCTTTCTCAGGTAATCAACCAGGAGGCAAAAGCTAATTTTCACGATTTTGTGAATAGTTATCGTGTGGAAGAGTTTCTGCAAAGAGCCGAAGATAACAGGCATTTTAGCTTTCTGGCCCTGGAATCCGGATTTAATTCCAAATCATCCTTCAATTATATATTCAAAAAGCAAAAAGGGCAGTCTCCTTCCCGATACTTATCGAAAAAGGAACCATAA